GGAGTGGGACAACACCTTCAACCTCGCCTCGTGGACGCGGTGGCTGGAGTACGACGCCCAGGCGGCCGTCGATGGCCTTCGACAACCGCTCTTCGTCATGCACAGCGACGCGGCGGCGAGCCCCGAGAGCGTTCGTGAGTTCGTCGCGAAGGTCCCGGGCCGGGTTGATCAGATCTGGCTCGACGACGTCTCCCAGTTCGACTTCTACGACCAGCCCGGGCTGGTGAAAGTGGCCTCGGACGCCGCCGCCCGCCACTTTCTGAGCACAACGCGGTAGCGGCGTGACCGGACGGGCGGGGCGACCCGACCAGGGTCACCCGCGCCGTCCCGTCCACCGGTGTCCCGCTACGGCGCCGGGGCGCCGCTGACGATCAGTTCCACCCGTCTGTTCTCCGCCCGGTTGGCCGCGGTGCTGTTGGGGAGCAGCGGAGCGGCCTCGCCGTACCCGCGGACGCTCAGCCGGTCGACGGGCACGTACCGCTGGGCCAGGAAGTCCCGCACGGCCGTGGCGCGCTCCCGGCTGAGGGCGAAATTCGACGCCACCGATCCGGTGGAGTCGGTGTGGCCCTCGATGCGCAGCCGGACGCTCGGGTTTGCGGTGAGGATCTTCGCCACGGTGCGGAGGGTCGCCTCGGACTCGGCGGTGAGCGAGGTGGTGCCGGTGGCGAAGGTGAGCCGGGGCAGTCGGCCCAACTGAGGGCCGACGTCGGGGACCTCCATCCGGTCGACCACCGTGGCGCCGGTGCCCCGCGCGGCCGTCAGCACCGCGTTGCGGTCGACCTCCGAGCCGACCGCGCCGGTGAGGGTGAGGGTGCCGCCGCCGAGTTCCATCCGTACGCCGTCGATGTGTCCACCGAGAGCGTGCAGGACGGCGGGCAGACCGGGCAGCGCCGCGTCGGTGACGCGGGCGTCGACGGTGAGCCCGTTCTCGACGATGCCGACGCCGATGGCGGTGGCCGCGTCGACCAGCGCCGCCCGGGAAGCCTCTGTGGGCACGGTGCCGGTGATCGACGCCCGGCCGTCGCGCACGGACCACCGCACCGAGGGCGTCTCGGTCGCCGTCGCGGGCGGCACCTCGGCCTCGGCCGCCCGTACGCCCTCCAGGTCCCGGACGATGCCGAGCGCCCGCTCGGCGTCGGCGGAGGTGGCGGCCGTCAGGGTGCCGTCGCGGCCGGTGAAGGCGACCCGGACGTCGGACAGGCCGGCTGACCGCAGGGCGTGCTGGGAGCGCTGGGTCAGGTCCGCCTCCATGCGGTGCCGGTTGGGGAACTGCTGCACCGTGGCGAGGAGGACGAGCCCGAGCACGGCCACGATCAGCGCCACCAGCGGCCGGAGCTTCGCCTTGTCGACTGGCGTGCGGCTCACAGGACGGCCTCCGTGTCCCGACCCGCCACCAGGCGCGCGGTGAGCTCGGCGAAGCCGACCTCGTCGCCGTCGGCGAGTAGTTGGGCCTGTCGACCCCAGGTGACCAGGCTGGGCGCGAAGGTCAGTCCGGCCGCCTCGATGGCAGTGCGACGCGTGGTGTTGTCGGTGGCCGCGAGCTGGGCGAAGGTGCGGATCCCGGCGTCCCGGAGCGCGGCGGCCATCTTCGGGCCGATGCCCTCGATGCGCTCCAACTCGTCGTTCCGGCC
This genomic stretch from Micromonospora krabiensis harbors:
- a CDS encoding OmpA family protein, coding for MSRTPVDKAKLRPLVALIVAVLGLVLLATVQQFPNRHRMEADLTQRSQHALRSAGLSDVRVAFTGRDGTLTAATSADAERALGIVRDLEGVRAAEAEVPPATATETPSVRWSVRDGRASITGTVPTEASRAALVDAATAIGVGIVENGLTVDARVTDAALPGLPAVLHALGGHIDGVRMELGGGTLTLTGAVGSEVDRNAVLTAARGTGATVVDRMEVPDVGPQLGRLPRLTFATGTTSLTAESEATLRTVAKILTANPSVRLRIEGHTDSTGSVASNFALSRERATAVRDFLAQRYVPVDRLSVRGYGEAAPLLPNSTAANRAENRRVELIVSGAPAP
- a CDS encoding helix-hairpin-helix domain-containing protein; protein product: MAWFINQSLLIILAAFLLGLLVGWLVWGNRTAPPAPTAAAQAAPGSEGDRRPALGAEPVTEIALRSTQPPVGRNDELERIEGIGPKMAAALRDAGIRTFAQLAATDNTTRRTAIEAAGLTFAPSLVTWGRQAQLLADGDEVGFAELTARLVAGRDTEAVL